The stretch of DNA AATTGGAAATGCGTACGAAGGAATAATTATCAGCAATTACTATTGTCGTTCATGGTACTACAGAATTTTCgtctttggaatatatatatatatatatatatatatatatatatgtgtgtgtgtgtgtgtgtatatatatatatatatatatatatatatatattatattatatatatattattgacgaTATAAACGATTCTGAATGTTTAGAATCATTCAGAGTAATCAGCATTGTCTCTCTCCATTTCAATGCCTTTCCCCTCACCTTTCATATTTTGAAAGAAGagtttctgtatgtgtgtgtcaccCTTTATGAATAATCGACTTTGACATTAGTCTcttgttaattcatttttataaacaaatgttagtatgaaatatttatagataaaagTGACATGATATTCCTGTGCGTGCGTGGTAAGAGAAAATTGTCCATCTCTCTATCCGTTGCCTGATTTGTTATAAAGGGTCAATAAGGATTACTTTTATTGTAGTCTTTCTCTTAAAGAAGCAATTAAAACCATATCACAAGCGATTATATACGCATACTGTATCTATGCTACAGTAAGATTGTGAAAACAGGGATTTCTCAGGGAATTcatgaaatcaccaattcacttaaggacatttaatcCCCGGGGGGCTAATATTAAACACGGTGAAATTTTGATTTATCTACAGTTTAGCTatgtttagcactagcccctgggggatcaaatgtattTCGGCGTGTTTAGTAGCAGTCACTATGGGAACAAATGTCCCGAAGTTAAcaggtgatttcacgaattccctgaaaatttcagggatttcatgaaatccctggtttcacacctttactgtaacacacacacatatacgtatatatacacatatatatatatatatattatatatatatatatatatatatatatatatcccacttattgtttacttattttgTCCATGGCGTTTTTGTACTTTATATTTACCAATTTTAAGTGAATCGCTCCGGTTTTACCAATCCTTATATGAATGGGTTTAGTTATTGCTAAGGTTGAGGTTGTTTGTGACATCATTGGAATGCAttcgtatacatatgtatttattttttcatatgtatgcatgtacatatgtatataatcatggATATAGGATACTGATGGAAACAAAATACTGTTGCAAAAATATACGTGTATTTTCATAGATTCAAGTTATAGCAAAAAACTATCCTTAACAATTATCATTAATGTCTGGACTCATGCTACTCGTGTAAGGGGTATTTCTACATCATTCGCTTCCATTAGCAACCATTGAGAAAAGCCTTCCAGTGACTACCTGGAATCCTTACTAAGATTCAGGGTCTGGATCGGCACCTGACTACCCGAGGAAGTATTTGTTAAGATGACCGCCTCCAAGACCTCCCAGTTTCTTGAATCCTCCTCCAATGTGGTTTCCATGACTGTATCCATTGGAATGGCTGAAACCGTTGGCATAGTTTCCAGCACTCAAGAGCCCACCAGCACCGCCAAATCCACCTCCTAAACCACCATTTAGGCCTAAGCCTCCAATTCCGAGTAATCCAGGCTCTGGATCAGCACTTCGTTTGCCGAGGAAATGCTTGTTGAGATGACCATGTTTCAGCCCACCAGCTCCTCCAAAGCCTTTGAGGAAGTGGTTTCCATGATTGTATCCATTTGAGTGGCTGAATCCATTGGCATAGTTTCCAGCACTCAAGAGTCCACCAGCGGCGCCGAATCCACCTCCTAATCCACCATTTAGGCCTAAGCCTCCGATACCTAAGCCAATTCCAGGATCAGCATCAGCGACCAAGGCTACCAACAGGACTACGATCTGAAGTGAAAAGTACACATGAAAGACTGGAAAGGAAAGATATGGATAAAAATGATGACCTTCTGAAATGTGTGGTGTTAAAACATCTGGAAAATATGAAAGCTGGAACATCTCAATAGAAATGTATAATACACTTTAcagatatacaaatatagatgtataaaagtacattatcttatgtatataaatacatgttcATCTACGATTCTACTATAATGAATTTAAACTGTTGAACGTATTTAAATATTCAAAcagtttttctttaagttttcttGGTTATTAGATTAGTTATATTTTATCCACCTGACTAACTGTAGTGTGAAGGTAATTTAAAGTTTTCCAAACCGTCACTAGATttcaatcatacacacacacacacacacacacacacacacacatatatatatatatatatatttctaatatatatatatatatatatatttatatttatatattaatcttatattatacatgtatatatatatatatatattatatctatattataaatatatatatttataatatatatatatatatatgtgtgtgtgtgtgtgtgtgtgtgtgtgtgtttgtttgctgcTGTTTCGGGATAAGACTTAAGAGTGCTTTGCTGTCTTACCAAAGGTACCATGGTTGGTTGTTTCCACTGTTTCACGGCTGATAGTATTGTGTCTCTCATGTGTAACTCCTGCTGCCTTTATATATGAACGACATTATGTAGGAATCCTCTTCTCTCAGTCAGCCTTCAGCCACGCCTATAATTTGGAAGAGGGTAGGGCAGCACTGACCGTGAATTCCCGAGTTAAAATTTTACCTTGATATATGAGAAATTCCTTCTAGATCTATTAGATTTTTTGTTCCTCTCCGTGAAACGAATTTTGCTACAGAtaaatcagtgtgtgtgtgtgtggtgtgtgtgtgtgtgtgtgtgtctacttgTCTACTTCCTTTTTCGGTAGATCCTTAACTtggattggaatataaaatttaggccaaaagccaagcactgagacctatgagatcattcagcgctgaaagggatattgagTGTAAAaagggttttaaaggtgtaacaggaagaaaacttcgcagttaGGAGACGTTgacaagtaagatggaagacagagaatatgaacgtaggtacagtaaaaggaattaaaggggttgcagcaagggaccgaagggacgcttctAAGAACTATAAGCAATGCCTACAATGttccgcatgaggtgcactgtcggtATTACCCCTCCAAAGTGTAGACTCTCAAATAACTTTCTGCATTAGTATGAAAATCATTCTAAGGGttttagaaatatgaaaattatagcaTGAAGAAGGTCACTCTTTAATCTTGATCTAGCAGAACCTGGAGTTCGACACATTTAATTCTAAAACTTCTAGTATATATCTTTTACTCACCTTTCTCGTCGTTCTTTAACCCACATAACACGTTGCAATCTACACTTCAGTAaaatcattcctctctctctctctctctctctctctctctctctctctctctttttaataataaatcatcAGTTCACTTCAGTAACAAAGAGTTGgctcattattttcatcattctctcaTCTCTACTAACATTCTGCCCTCTCCATTCTTCTTCACTACCAACTAATATCTGAATAATGACTTTCATTCAATCTTCGGCATTCTATCTTCTTCCCGTTCTATTAAGTTCCATTAAGATCTGGGAAAATTGCCACGTTGTTACCCTATGCTAAGGCTAATTATGCAGTCGGTAATCAGTCCTTCAGTAAACACCTGTTTTGGTTACTAGGGGATCTAAATATGAACTCGAAATCAAGGTGTGTTTTAGAAGTTATCTTATCTGAGGAAACCGCCGATCTTTTTAAGCGTCAAATCGATTTCTATGCTGATTGTACAACTTACTAGATTTCTGTGATGtctccatgatatatatatatatctatatatatatatatatatatatatatatatatatatatataattacatatatatatacatatgtatatatatatacatatatatatgtatatgtatgtaatattatatatatttatacacacagacgcacacaacactcacacacacacacacatatatatatttatatatatataatatatatatatatatatataatacatatatatatgtatatatatatatatatatatatatatatatatatatatatatatatatatatttatacagagagagagagagagagagagagagagagagagagagagagagatggttggggGAGGGAATAACGTTAAGATATTAACAGATACTCTTAGCAACTGACAGATACCTTCGCATTATTGATCTAGGGCAGTGTGAAGAATGTCTTGATCTTGATATATTTCTGAGAAATAGTAAGTGAGGAAACTGAATTGCCTCCAtgtatgcttttatcatatttctatattttacgcTTACACTCAGTGCACAGAGGTTACTTGAGGTGTGTCTAAATCACCTCAGATCATGAGGATATTACCATTATGCcagactgtatcattttatgaAGACAGTGAGATATGCTcaaaattatacttttatttcagagagagagagagagagagagagagagagagagagagcttagaaatgaaaatatcataatTGAATGACAAAATACAGGATTTTGAATAATGTACTaaagataaataagaaacaattactattttttatggTGCCATcgaattttccatatttttaaacGTTGTTTTAGggagtgtgcgtgtgcgtgtgtgtgtgtgtgtgtgtgtgtgtaatttaccaACATGGCTTCCAATCCCATTTTTCCAGGCACAATGCAATATGTTAATGTggatcataaaaataattttatcaaaagGTGACATTTGAATAACACCAGAATTTATCGTATATAGGTAGAACACCCCATAGCGGGGTAAGTGCTGTCAATATACCTCATGCGGCACACTgcaggcattaattaaggttctttgcagcaatccgtcggcccctagctgcaaccccattcacttcttttactgtatctctgttcatattctttttcttccatcttactttccgccctctcttaacaattattgTTTAGtgtagctgcgaggttttcctcctgttacacctttcaaaccttttactgtcagtttccctttcagcgctgaatgacctcatcggccCCAGTGCgtgacctttggcctaagttctatattccattcctgcACGTGGCATAGCTTTTCATGAAGGTCTCTTCAGACATTCATTTAGGTCTTTGAAGAAATCAGTTAATTGTTTCATCTCTTTGACAGTAATAGAATTGCTGTGTCAATGTCAGCTCTTAAAAACAGCAGTCTGAAGTGCAAGCTGTCCCTTACTAACTATATTAGGAAGTCTGAACATAAAGCATTTTGAAACGAATATTCttctacaaataaaataaataaacaaaaaacgaaCATTGCTGAAAGCTTAAATGAGACGATCAtacattcttttttccttttccaaaaatGTTATGAAATATCAATAAAGAATATTGTTCCTTGCAGTCTTTTTCTTGAGGACTTAATGAGGAACTATTCATCTTACATCTGTCTTGACAAGTAATTCAGAAGCGTATGATAATAGGTAATGCGCGTGTcatttaatatattacatatatatatatttatcatatatatatatatatatatatatataatgtatatgcatatataaatatatatgtatacatttatatgcatatatatatatatatatatatatatatatatatatgaacatatatatataatattattgtcaaTCACTTATTTTGCACAGGACATTTTTAGATGTTACACTTCCACTTTTAAGTTGCTCTCTCCAGTGTGTACCATTCTTAGTATACATGGTTTAAAATGTGGAGAGTTACACTGAATTCATATAAAcgaatatttgtgtatatatatatataatatatatatatatatatattatatatatatatatatatatataaatatatatatatatatgatatatatatatattatatatcctatatatatataatatatatatatatatatatatattatataatatatataggtatatatatactatatatcatatagaatcctataccacctatatatatatatatatatatatatatatatatatatatatatgtatatatatatatatatatatatatatatatatatatatatatatatatatatatatatacatacagtgggaGACAGCTTCATCGATGAAgcatataggaaaaaaacaaaatattttgctgcaaaaatatatatgtattttcataaaatcatgttatgtgcaaaagaataataatcctTAACAATAATATCATCTGTGTCTGGACTCCTGTTACTCGTGTATATGCCTCAATAGTCTCCGTAAGCATCCATTAATAGAAGTGTTCCAGTGACCACCTGGATTCCTTGTTCCAGTGACTACCTGGATTCCTTATTCGGACTCAGGCTCTTGGTCGATGCTTCGCTTCCCAATGAAGAATTTCTTGAGGTGGCCGGCTCCAAGACCTCCGAGTCCCTTGAAGCCTCCTCCAATTTGGCTTCCATGACTGTATCCCTTGGAATTACTGAAGCCATGGGCATAATTTTTGGCACCCAAGAGACCCCCTTTTGCCCCGAATCCACCGCCGAATCCTCCGAATCCTCCTCCACCTCCGAGGCCAATACCTCCGAGTAATCCAGGCTCGGGATCAGCACTGCGCTTCCCGAAGAATTTTTTGTTGAGATGGCCATGTTTCAGCCCACCGGCTCCGCCAAAGCCTTTCAGGAAGTGGTTTCCATGACTGTATCCGTTGGAGTGGCTGAATCCATTGGCATAGTTGTTGGCACTCAAGAGCCCACCTTTGGCACCGAATCCACCACCGAATCCGCCGAATCCTCCTCCACCTCCGAGGCCAATTCCCCCGAGTAATCCAGGCTCAGGATCAGCACTGCGCTTCCCGAAGAATTTTTTGTTGAGATGGCCATGTTTCAGCCCACCAGCTCCTCCAAAGCCTTTCAGGAAGTGGTTTCCATGACTGTATCCGTTGGAGTGGCTGAATCCATTGGCATAATTGTTGGCACTCAAGAGCCCACCTTTGGCACCGAATCCACCTCCGAATCCGCCGAATCCTCCTCCACCTCCGAGACCTAAGCCGATTCCAGGAGCAGCATCGGCGACGAAGCCCACCACCAGAATTCCGATCTGAAGTGA from Macrobrachium nipponense isolate FS-2020 chromosome 18, ASM1510439v2, whole genome shotgun sequence encodes:
- the LOC135197123 gene encoding uncharacterized protein LOC135197123, giving the protein MRDTILSAVKQWKQPTMVPLIVVLLVALVADADPGIGLGIGGLGLNGGLGGGFGAAGGLLSAGNYANGFSHSNGYNHGNHFLKGFGGAGGLKHGHLNKHFLGKRSADPEPGLLGIGGLGLNGGLGGGFGGAGGLLSAGNYANGFSHSNGYSHGNHIGGGFKKLGGLGGGHLNKYFLG
- the LOC135197122 gene encoding uncharacterized protein LOC135197122; the protein is MRFVIGILVVGFVADAAPGIGLGLGGGGGFGGFGGGFGAKGGLLSANNYANGFSHSNGYSHGNHFLKGFGGAGGLKHGHLNKKFFGKRSADPEPGLLGGIGLGGGGGFGGFGGGFGAKGGLLSANNYANGFSHSNGYSHGNHFLKGFGGAGGLKHGHLNKKFFGKRSADPEPGLLGGIGLGGGGGFGGFGGGFGAKGGLLGAKNYAHGFSNSKGYSHGSQIGGGFKGLGGLGAGHLKKFFIGKRSIDQEPESE